CCGAGCAGGCGATGAGGCTGGGTATCCAACTGCATTTGGCGGGATTATCGCTGGCGGATACCGTCTCAGTCCTCGCTGGCTTGGGTGTCGAACGGTGTCGCTCTACCGTTCACAACTGGATTCGCAAGGCTGATCTACAGCCCACAGAGGGTTACGATCCGAATTACGTCGTGGGTGATGAGACCGTAATTCGCGTGAATGAACAACAGTACTGGCTGTTTGCTGCGGTTGATCCCGACACGGATCGCCTGCTACACGTGCGCCTGTTCCCGACCAGAACCCAGGCGCTGACCGAGATGGTCCTCACAGTACTCCGCGAGAAACATCTCGTCGACGGCGCGATCTTTTTGGTCGATGGCGCACCCTGGCTTCAGGCGGCCTACTATGCCACTCGCTCCGATTCCAACATCTCTCCCACGGGAATCGGAATGCCGTTGAACGCGTCTTCAAAGAGCTCAGACGCCGAACTGAAGCCTTCGCCAACCACTTCAGACACGCTCGACCGAACACAGCAGAAACGTGGCTCCAAGCATTCGCCGTCTGTTTCAATCAGCTAATCTGAATAGTGCCTGAAGTACAATCCCAAGTGTCCTTTTAAGAAAGCCGCGTAGTCAACAAAAATTAGACCGCAGGTCCTGCGTTATTCTTACATCCTCTACTTGACAAAAAGGCCGTGTTTAGTTTGGAGAGATCTGAAAATACTTCTTCCTAAAGTTCACGACCGGTCATTGTCCTCCTCCCACTCACTTAGCGTCCTTCTACGAACCTTGTCTGATGTGGTCCGGGGCAGCTTATCTATGAACTCAATTTCGCGAGGATATTCGTATGCAGCAAGTGTTTCCTTGACATATGATTTGATGTCTGATTTGAGGCTAGTGCCAGGATCGGCACATTCTTTTAAGACTACAAACGCTTTCGGTATTTCTCCACGTTCTTCGTCAGGAACGCCGATAACCCCTGCATCAGCTACTACATCATATTTGAGGAGGGTATCTTCAATTTCTTCAGGACCGATACGATAGCCGGCACTAATGATCAGGTCGTCCTTTCGTCCGAGGAACTGATATCGACCCTCCGCGTTTCGCCGTCCGATGTCGCCAGTTAGGAACCAACCGTTACTGAACGCGTTATCAGTCTTTTCTGGTTTATTTAGGTACTCTGTGAATAGCGTTGGATCGTCATCAGCAAGGGCAATTTCGCCTTCTGCCTCGCCCTCTAGAACTTCGTGTGTATCTGGATCAAGCAGCGCAATCTCGTGACCGGGAAGTGAAAACCCCATCCAGCCTGGTGTTGGTTCTATTAACGGAACATCGCCAATTATGAAATTGAATGTTTCCGAGAGGCCATACAGTTCATAAATTCGAGCATCGAATATGCTATCGGCCCAGGTCCGCACGGACGCACCAAGCGATTCGCCACCGCTTGGGATCACTCTGACTGAACTTATGTCGTATTGTTCCCGAGGTGATTCAATTTGCATCATCATTCGCAAGGCGCTTGGGACGAAATAGGATATCGTGACATCGTACTGCTCAATGACGGAAAATGCCTCGTTAGCGTCGAACCCTTTTCCGTTTTCATAAGCAACAATCGACTGCCCAAAAAACAGCGCGGCGAACATCGCAGAGATAGATGCCCCCCAAGCCCATTCCGAGGGCGTCCAGATAACGTCATCCGAGTTGATCGTGCAGTCGTAATATGACGTAATAACGGAAGGAAGATGGCCGATGACACAACGATGTGGTTGGACGATTCCTTTCGGGGGACCTGTCGTCCCACTGCTATACAATATCGTCATCGTATCCATAACATCAGTTTTGACCAGTTCGTATTCGTCCGAGTACCCATCGATGGCACTCCAGAAATTCGATTCAGTACTGTTTAGATCGGCATCCCCAACGACCAGTGTCTGTTCAATGGTATGATTTTCTCGAACAATGTCTCGATGATTGTCGATATTGGACTCGTCGACGATACATACTGACGCGGAACTATCGGACAATCTGTAGTCTAGCGCTTCTGGACCATAGAGTACACTTAGTGGTACTGAAATAGCTCCTATTTTCCAGATCGCAAGGTGAGAAATAAGCGTCTCTATTTTCTGGGGTGTGTTTATTGCTATTCGATCGCCAGGCTTTACGCCCTGGTCTTCAAGGTAATTAGCGAGCTGGTTCGTGATCTGTTTGAGCTCTAGATACGTTAGTTCTCCTTCTCTTCCCGATGTATGATCTTCATACAAGACTGCGATCCGCTCATCATCGTCTCCCCACCGATCACATAGGTAATGGGCGGCGTTGAAGACTTCTGGGATTTCCCAATCAAAGGATTCCTGCAGGTGGGAATAGGAGTCCCAGTCTGTTTGATGTAACTCATTGTAAGGCTCCAGCCACTCGTAGGTTGACTGCATAACAAGTAGTTATGATTCATTTTAAATAATAGTTACGCTCCCAAGGGGGGGACATTGTTCAGATTAGCTGATTGAAGCAGACGGCGAATGCTTGGAACCACGTTTCCGCTGTGTCCGGATCAGCGTGCCTGATGTGATTTGCAAACGCCTCAGTTCGGCGTTTGAGTTCTTTGAAGACGCGCTCGACGGCATTCCGATTCCCGTGGGAGACGTGTTGGAATCGGAACCCGTGGCGGTGGCAGGCTTCTTGGAGTCACTGAGCGCCATCGACGAGAATCACAGCGTCTTCGACATCGTGTTTCTCGCGTAACTCACCGAGGAAAATCTCGGAAAGGCCAAGATTTTGTGCTGTTCCAAGCTTGACGTGGAGAAATTCGTTCCTGTCGGGATCGACCGCAGCGTACAGCCAGGACCGTTGGTCATCGATCTGGATCACGGTTTCGTCAACCGCAACGAGATCCGGGCTTTTGCCTTCAATGGGCTGTAGGCCGGCCTTCCGCACCCAATTGTGACCGGTGGAGCGACATCGATCGACACCGAACCGTGCGAGTTCTGCGACGGTATTCGACAGCGACAGTCCCGCTAAATGGAGTCGAATACCCAGCTTCATCGCCCACTTCGGTGTCCCCCTCCCGCTCCACAAACTCTAATTCGAAGCACCTGCTACTTTGTTTGAGGCGGTCGATTTCTGGCATAGATCACTAGCAAATCGCACCGCCTCACCCTTCATCCTTATCTGAACAGTGCCCTGGCGGCACAGCGCTTTTGGGCGAGCGACGCCACTTGTTAACGAAGCGGAAAGTGTGTTAGGCACATTTACTCTTTCCGCTTCGCTTTCACATTCAGCGCGACGCTAGCCTGCCCCCGTCTCCGGATTCAATAGAGCAGATTACTGTAAATTTACTGTACGCTACGGTTGACACCCTTTCTGTTCCACTCCATAGAATACGACTAGAGGTCATATATTGAGATCCAGATGTCAATTAATATCTCTCTATAAACATAATTAAAAAATAGAAAATTTTAAATTCTTCCTCTCGGGCTTAGTTACTACGGCAAACTATGACAGCCAATTTCATTGAGGTAGACGAGTCCGATATCGATCCGGAAGAAGTCCTTCGGGAAGGTGAAGAACCGCTATGGGGTGGCAAAGAGGTTACGTGGGGGCAAGAACTTACCCGCGAGTACACGAACTGGATTGAAGAGCAACGGTCCTGGCGTGAAACAGTTGCGCTAGGTGATATGACATATATGCTCAATCTCCACGTAAAAGGTTCTGACGCAATTAAATTGTTTGATGATACTTCCATTAACAATTTCGATGGGTTCGATGTCGGAGAGTGCAAACACGCTGTCCAGTGCAATCATAATGGGAAGATCATTTCTGAGGGAGTTGTCGAATATATTGATGAAGAGCATCTTGCCATCCAAGGATTTCCAGCTCCGTATCTCATTCACTGTGCTGATGTAGGCGACTACGATGTCTCCACTGAGGTGGTCAAAGATCACGTCTACGAGGTTATCGGCCCTAACGCCCCTGACGTGATGGCATCTATTGCTACCGAAGATGTTCTAGATATCCCATTTATGAATCTGTCACATATTGAGATTGCTGATCACGATGTCATCGCAATCCGGCATAGCCTCGCAGGTGTCCCCGGATTTGAGCTATTAATTCCCGGTGACGCTGCAGATGAAGTTCGAGCTTCCATCGTTGATGCAGGCAAAGAATACGGTCTCCGAGAAGTCGGAACTCGGACTTGGTATACCACCCGTATCGAATCTGGCCTTCCACAAGGAAATCTCGATTACATCCCAGCGTTGTATACTGATTCAGTTCCTTCGGCATTCTCTACCGACGGCAGTTTCCAGAGCGATGATATTACGGACTGGTATCGCAGTCCCGTTGAGTTCGGATGGGGACACTACGCCGATCTTGACGGAGACTATCCCGGCCGAGATGCTCTCGAAAGAGAAATTGAAAATCCTGTCCGTAAGTTAGTGACTCTAGAGTGGGATCGGGAGGATGTCGCTGATATCTACGGGTCATTCTTCCGACAGGGCGATACCTACAAATTCCAAGAATTCCCGACCAAACAGCGTGTTGGCGTCCGCGCAGATGAAGTTCGCAAGGACGGCAAATTAATTGGCGTCTCAACGACTCCAGGATATATGTATCCTTTCCAGCAGATGCTATCACTGACGACTATCGATGTTGAATATAGCGATCCAGGTACTGAAGTCACAGTTCTCTGGGGGGAAGGAGATAATCCAAGCAACCCGATGATCGAGCGCCACACCCAAAAAGAGGTCTCAGCTACCGTTGCACCTGCTCCCTATGAAGATAAAGATCGACGTGCCGAGTTCACAGACGGTAGTGTTTAGTCAGGAGTATTGAGCCAGGCAGCAAATGCTTGGAGCCAATTTTCGGCGGTTTGCGATTCAACGTGGCTGAAACAGTTTGAGAACGAAGAGATTCTTCGTTTGAATTCGCGGAAAAATGCGTTGGATGGCGTTCCGATTTCCAGTCTGTTCAGTTTGAAATCGAAGTCCAGCTCTAGTCAGCGCAGTTTGCAGGTGTTGAGCGCCATCGACTAGAAACACGGCAGATTCGACATCGTATTTCTGGCGAAGTTCGCGCAGGAATATCTCGGTTACTGCGGTCGTTGTTGTCGAAAACAAACGTGGATGGAGGACATCGTTCGTGTCAGGATCAGCCGCAGCGTACTGCCAGAATCGCTCGTCATTAATTCGAATCACGGTTTCATCGGGGGTGTCAACCTTAGCGCTCTGATTAACAGTAAAATTACTGTAACTCTACATCCTGCCTCTCGTCGTATCGCGATTTAGGCACATCTCGAAGCTTACCGTAACTTTACTGCACATTAACCTTGACACTCTTTAGCTGATCTTCGCGAAAATTTAAAAATAGCTCTATATTCCGATCTAATTTGGATTTCCGAATTTGATCCGAACTATTTTTGTAGTTGTGACTTGATTACGGGACAATGGCAACTCCCGAACAACTGACTGACGGCGCTCATTTCGATGTCGAGAACATTGGCGGCATCGATCACACCGAAGTGGATATTCCGCCCGGCGTGACCGTCCTCACGGGAAAAAACGCGACAAACCGAACCTCCTTCCTCCATTCCATTATGGCCGCGATGGGAAGCGAGCGTGTCTCCCTGAAAGGCGACGCCGAGGACGGCCGCGTCAAGTTGACCCTCGATGGCGCCACCTACGAGCGCACGCTCACCCGCGCCGGTGACGGCGTCTCCTTCGAGGGCGACGCCTACCTCGAGGACCCCGAGGTGGCCGACCTCTTCGCGTTCCTGCTGGAAACCAACGACGCTAGACAGGCCGCCGCCCGCGGCGAACAACTCCGCGACGTCATTATGCGCCCCGTCGACGTCGACGCCATTCGCTCCGAAATCCGCCGTCTCGAGGAAGAGAAAGACGGTATCAACGACGAACTCGCCCGCATCGAATCGAAGAAACGGGAACTCCCGGAACTCGAACAGCGCCGGACGCAACTCCGGGAGAAGATCGAGAACAAGCGCGAGGAACTCGCCGACCTCGAAGACGACATTGACGACAGCAGCCGCGATGTCGAAGAAGGCCGCAAGGAACAGGCCGAACTTGAAGAGAAACTCCAGGAACTCCGCTCGACCCGCTCGGAGCTGGAATCCGTCCGCCGGAAGATCGAGCGCCAAGAAGAGAGTATCTCCTCCCTGAAACGCGAGCAGAACGAACTCGAAGACGACCTTGAGGAGTTGCCCGAGACGCCGATGGGCGACCACCGCGACCTCGAATCGGAGATCGAGCGTCTCCGCGGCGAACGACAGGACCTGAACTCCGAAATCAACGAACTTCGCAGCCTCATCCAGTACAACGAGGAACGGCTGGAAGCCGAGGACTACGACCTTCTAGAGGACGGCGGTGCGGCCGCCGAGAGCGGTGAAAGCTCGGTGACCGACCAACTCGTCGCCTCCGACTCCGAAACGGTGGTGTGTTGGACCTGTGGTTCGTCGGTCGAGCGCGAACAGATCGAGTCGACGATCGAGCGACTGAAATCCCTCCGCACGGAGAAAGTCGAGGACCTGAACGACGTCAAGAGCCGCCTCGAAGACCGGAAGGAACAACAGCGCGAAGCGACGAAGAAACAGCGCAAGCGCTCGGAAATCAAGCAGAAATTCGAGGACATCGAATCGGAACTGGACCGCCGCGACGAGCAGATCGACGCGCTGAAAGCGAATCGGGAATCGCTGACCGACGAGGTCGAAGACCTCGAATCCGAGGTTGATAGCCTCGAATCAGCGGACTTCGAGGAGATCCTCTCGCTGCACAAGGAGGCGAACCAACTGGAGTTCGAGATCGACAGTCTCGAATCCGATCTCGACGAGGTGACAGAGGAGATCGAGTCGATCGAAGACGACGTCGAACGCGCCGAAGACCTCCGGGAGAAGCGCGCGGAACTGGTGGACGAACTCACCGACCAGCGGACGAAGATCGATCAGATCGAAGCGGAAGCCGTCGACTCCTTCAACGAGCATATGGAGTCGATTCTGGACCTCCTGGGCTATGAGAACATCGAACGGATCTGGATCGAGCGGATCGAAGACGCTGGCGCGAGCGAGGGGCAGACGCGCTTCGAGCTCCATATCGTGCGGACGACCGAAAACGGTGCGGCCTACGAGGACACGATCGCCCACCTTTCGGAAAGCGAACGTGAGGTAACGGGACTGATCTTCGCGCTGGCGGGCTATCTCGTCCACGACCTCCACGAGACGGTGCCGTTTATGCTGTTGGACTCGCTAGAAGCGATCGATTCCGATCGGATCGCCAGACTCGTCGAGTACTTCGCCGATTACGCGGACTACCTCGTTGTGGCACTGCTGCCCGAGGACGCCCAAGCGCTCGACGACGACTTCACTCGCGTGACGTCGATTTAATCACAACCGGGTGTTGTGTTCAAAAGGAATTTGTTTGGGACTGAGGCCCGTCTCATTCATTTATTATACTGTACCGTACTCTGGTTTAGACGATGTAGAGAACGACTCTCTCCGGTGAATTAACTGACCTCTGAGTCAGTCCCCCAAGTAGTGTGCTCTCTCGTCTCTCGTGTTTTACAGATCCCTCGTAACACAGACTAAACGCACTGTATCTGGCAAACCTTCACCAGCGGTCGGGCGGGGAGCGGCAGGCTATCGCCATCGCGCGAGCGCTCGTGTCCGACCCGGACATCGTCGTGATGGACGAACCGACGTCGGCGTTGTCGACCGATTCGGCCGAGCGAGTTCAAGATCTCATCAAGTCACTGCAGGACGAGGGACTGTCTGTCATCGTCATAAGCCACAATATGGACGAGATATTCAGTCTCACCGATCGGATCACTGTACTCGACAACGGGTCGCTCGTCGGATCCGTCGACACGGATGACGTCAACCGCAACGACATCGTTCATATGATGGTCAACGGTGAACTCCCCGAAGGCATCGAAGAGGCTGACGCCATCTGAGCGGAAGGTTCTCCCTCTCACTCGCCGGCGACCTGTTCGTACGACTCGACGCACCCACGACCACGATACGTCGTGACAGCCAGTTCTGTTTCGATAGTCTCGCCCGCCTCAAGGTGGTTCAGCGTTTCCGTTCCGTCCTCGCCCTGCGCTTCCACCGGGTTCGTCGCCGGCCATCCGGTCGACAGTTCCAAGCCGACAACCCGTTCGCGACCGAAGAACGGCGACGACTCGAAGCCACCGAGAGCTCGCCAGGACCACACTGACTCGAACAGCGTCTCGTCGAAGGAGACAGCGACCCCGAGGTCGAGGTCGGGATTGGTGACTGCGTACCATCCGCTCTCGAGGTCGTGTAGATAGGCGAGATCGTGTATTCCGGCATCGACGTTCTCGATACGGCTCATATCGTGGCCATCCTCGTTCGTCGGCCACTCGAAGCTCTCCCCCTCGGCGAGCGGTGACTCCCCTTGTGGCGCCTCGTCAACGGTCACCGTCACGCCGTCGAGGTCGATTCGAGTCCCATCGGCGAGGAGTGGACGTCCGTACGCTACGTGCTGGAGCCACGCGTACGGTAACTCGACTGTCCCGAGATTCTCGACGGACTCCGTCACGGACAGGGTCGAACTGCCACGGTCGAGGCGGAGTGTACGATCGACGGCGAACGGATACCGGACGAGTTCCGTCGAGAACCGAACGGCGACAGCGTCGTCGGATTCCTCCAAGACGTCGTAGTCCCACGGAAGGAGTGACGACTCCCTATGAATCCCATATTCAGCGCCCGCCGCGGCGGGGTCGTTCCCTCCAAACGGAAGGCAGTCCTGCCAGCCACCGGGATAGTAGTCCATCCAGGCAGTCCCGGTGTCGCGAGACGGTCGGTAACTCCCGTCGACGGGCTGCCAGTTGTGCGGTGCCTCGAACAGGACGTTCACGTCAGATTTCTTGTCTCGTATCTCGAGTACGTCTGCCCCTTTCTCGGGCGAGACGACGACGCGGAGCGACTCGTTTTCTATGACGACGGTGTCGAGGCCACCGTACTCCTCGGTGTTCGATGCGTTCGGAAACGACATAGCTTCATCCAGATCAGGTTGATGCTTAATATTCATGTTGCTTCCTATTAGGTCATTGACCAGATTGGCGGATTGAAGTAGACAGCGAATGCTTGTAGCCACGTCTCTCTGGTTTCGGGACGGGCGTGTCTGAAGTGATTGGCGAAGGCTTCAGGTCCGCGTTTCAGTCCCTTGAATACACGCTCGACAGCATTCAGATTCCCGTGGGTGAGGTGTTGGAATCGGAGCGAATGGCGATGGCAGCCGCCTGCAGCCAGGGTGCCCCATCGACCAGAAAGACGCGTCGTTAACGAGATGTTCCTCGCGGAGTTCTGTGAGGAATATCTCGGTCAGCGCTTGGGTGCTGGTCGGGAACAATCGCACGTGCAGCAGGCAAGTCGTATCGGGGGTCAACCGTCGCAAACAGCCAGTAACGGTGGTCATTCACGCGAATTACCGTCTCGTCAACCGCGGCGTAATGCAGGTTCTGTCCCTCTGTGGGCTGTAGGTTGGCCTTCTGCACCCAGTTGTGAACAGTGGAGCGACATCGGCCGACACCCAGGCTTGCGAGGACAGAGACGGTATCCGATAGCGACAATCCCGCCAAATGCAGTTGGATACCCAACTTCATCGCCGACTCGGGTGTCGCCTCTCGCTCCACAAAACCTAATTCTGGAAAGTCGCTACCACCGCTGAGGCGGTCCGGTTTTAGCATAGGCACCAACAATCTACGACCGCCTCACTTTTCCACCTTATTTGAACAGTACCTCAGACTACCTTTGACCGCTGTAGATAGCAACGCGGTTGGACAGAATTCGACAACTGAATCGGGCCTCGGCAAACACAGAGGCTATCCGGCTCTGCCGGATAGCAGGCGAACAGATCCACGCAGCAATCCGGAAATGTGTCTGACTAGCTCTGTTGAAATCCTTCAGCGTTGATATTGAGGAGAGGAACTCTTCCAACCAGATAACACGGTTCCGGTGAAAACTGGCTTCTCAACAAACCGCAAGACAGCAAGCGGATTTCAACAAAGCTGTTTGACTCTAATCGGAATAGATTAATCGAGGATCGTTCCCAAAATGCCGGCCTATGGACTGAAGATAACGTGCGTACACTAGTTATTATCCAAGGACGCCAGTGAATTCTATATCATCTTCATCCGCTATCACCGGATGATTTCTTTTTCATAACCTGAGACGAGAGTCCGGTCCCGATACTCAGCGAAGACATCCACAGAGTTGATCGACCGTATCCAATACCGGCGATCTGTTCCACTTCGAAACAGAGTATGAGAAATACTGACTATCACTCTATCATTGAAAATATAAAATTCTGTGGTATATTACGATTATTCCAAACGGTATTAAGGATTGTATATGCGGTATTTCGAGTATAGAAAAGATATTTTGGGAATATATCCACTATCCGGTAATGCCGTAAATTCTAAACCCGAGTGCTTACTGGGAGAGAGTATGAACGACCAGAAAGCACCGGCCGAAGCGGCGAAGACCAGCTTGGAAATCGTGGATACGCTTATACGACTCAACGGTGCGGGGGTGTCCAAACTTGCCGAGTGTCTGGATAAGCCAACGAGCACGATTCACGACCACCTCCAAACGCTGACCTGCGAAGAGTACCTCATCAACGAGAACGGGACTTACCGTGTCGGCTCCCGATTCCTTGAGTTTGGAGAGCAGGTGCGTTCGCGAATGAGGGTATATCAGGTGGCACGCCCCGAGATAGATAATCTCGTGGAGAGGACCAACGAGACGGTCAACTTGATGATCGAAGAGCACGGACAGGGAGTGTACCTCTAAAAGGCCCGCGGGAAGGATGCCGTTCACTCTCGACACGCACGCGGGCAAGCGAGTGCCACTCCATACGACCTCTCTCGGTAAGTCGATAATGGCGAATCGATCCCGCGAAGAGGTAGAGGCGATTATCGACAAACACGGTCTGGAACAGGTGACCGAGAATACCATCACCGACCGCGATGAGTTGTTCGACGAACTCGGAACGATCCGTGAGCGCGGCTACGCGTTAGACGACGAACAGCGGGTTGAAGGAGTGCGGTGTGTCGGAGCACCGATACTTGACGAGTCGGATAGAGCAGTGGCAGCGATAAGTGTGACGATGCCGAAGAATCGGTTGACCGGTGAACAGTTCGAGGAAGAGCTCCCCGAGATTATACTCGAAAGCACGAACGTGATTCAGGTGAACCTCACCTACTCGTAACACGACTACCTCGTCTCGGGCGACTACCGTTCATACGGTGCGTGTTCAAGTACCGTGGCTGATGGGAGCGTCGAAACGAGTAGCAATAGCAGTCATCACCCGAGCGATAGTTTCACCGGTCGTCGACGAGGTGGTTCTCAAGACAGTAACGCACACCCGGCAGATCGAATCGAGAACTGCGCTCTGTAGTCAGCCCGCCGTGTCGACGGCGTCGAGCGAACCAAGATTGTCAGTTCCGCGGTTCCCGCTCGACCATCGTCAGGTGATCGAAAACGCACACCGTCTCGCCGTCGTCGTTTTCGGCCTCATACCGGTAGTCGACGCGGCCGAACTCCTCATCGCGAACTTCTTTGTTAACGACTTCTCTGCTGACGGTCAGCGTGTCGTCAACCATCGTCGGGGCCGGGAACCTGACGTGGTCGTGACCGTATGTAAACGCCTTCGGGTTGAGGTCAGCGATAATTGACTCTGCGACTGCAGCGACAAGATGTCCATGAGCGATCAACCCGCCGAACTTCTCTTCGGCGTAAGGTTTGCTCGTGACCGCCCGGTGAAAGTCCCCCGACACACCACAGAAGTTGATGATGTCGGCTTCGGTGATCGTCCGGGCGTCTGTCTCTGTCCACGTTTCCCCTTCGGATATCTCGTGAAAGTAACGGTTGGTGTCTTTCGCGGGTGCTCGCATAGCAGAGCCTCGTACTCCGGTTGTGACAATAGTTGTGTCGATATCTCAATCGAATGTGTCAGAAACCAAGGCATCCTGATAGAGCCGGATCGATGACAGGTGATCGAGAGTACCGCGAACCGTTCTGGAAAGGCTTTGTTTCAGATAATGGCGTTACTCATCAAGGGTCTGTTCCGTTTAGAAATCAGATTTCCAGCCAACAGGCCGACGGAAGCGGAACGACGTGACAGCTGACGGGTCCGCAATCCGAATGAGAGGTCCTCGCTGCTGGCAGTGCGCCGCGGTCGATCTCAAGACGGTTATCTGCTATCTGTGCGACCCGCCCCTGAGAGAAACCTCTGAAAACTTCAAACGCGCCAGCCTCAGAATCGAAGAACGCGGTTACCGGATTCGCTTTCCGCATCGGTCATCTGACCCACCCAGTGCCTCCGATATGAAACTTTATGTCACGTAACGACTAACGGATCGAGTATGAGTATCGTGAGCGAGTTTCAGCATTCGCTATCAGAAGCCGATGCTGACTCCGTCGTAACCACACCACAGTCTTTCGAGTCGACGCTTTCCCAAGTCGTAGATACCCCTGCTGTGGGAGCATTGCTCCCTTTCGACTCGGTTTCGTTAGCCCGAACGGAAGTCGCGACGGATCCCACGCCATCCCAGCTCGAGGGCGCGGTGACGGGCGTCACCGGCTCCCGGCTCGGTATCGCCACTCTTGGGACAGTTGCCGTCGAGTCACGGACTGCAGGTGACGAGTACGTTTCGCTGTATCCGGAGAAACACGTCGTCGTGATCAAGGCGACGGATCTCAAACCGGATCTCACTGCGGCCTTCGAGTGGCTCGAAGCGGAATTCGAAGCGCAGCACCGTTCGTTCGTCTTCGCTACCGGGCCGAGTGCGACGGCCGATATGGGGGCGCTCGTTCGGGGCGTCCACGGTCCGCGGGACGTCTGCGTTATTATCCTCAGTGACGATGAGTAACGATTCGTCACCGCTCGACGCGGAGCGGATCAAGCGACTCCTGAAGACGGAAAGCGAGGAGATAAACAAGCACACGCGTCACTTCAACGCGGAGCGGTATCGGGCAATCGAGGAAACTGGTTCGGAGACGTACGAGCTGTATCGCACAGAAGCTCGCGAAATCAAGGAAGACGCGATCGAACGACTCCCGGACCTGATCGAGCAGGTGAGTCGAGCCGTCCGAGACAACGGTGGATCGGTGTACGTCGCCGACGACGCCGACGACGCGAACGATTACGTCACTGACGTGGTCGCGGACGAGCACGCGGACACGATCGTGAAATCCAAATCGATGACCACCGAGGAGATCGACCTGAACGACGCACTCGAAGCGTGTGGCGTCGACGTCTGGGAAACCGACCTCGGTGAGTTCGTCGTTCAGGTCGCCGATGAGGCACCGTCCCACATCGTTGGACCGTCGTTACACCGCTCCCGAGAGGATATCACGGAACTGTTCGAACGGGAGTTCGATACCGACGAGGCGCTGGACTCTGCGGAAAACTTGACTGCATTCGCTCGAGAGTATCTCGGTGAGCGCATCGACGAGGCCGACATCGGAATCACGGGAGCGAACTTCGTGATAGCGGAAAGCGGGAGCATCGTACTGGTCACCAACGAGGGAAACGCCCGAAAGTGTGCGTCGATCCCGGACACGCACGTGGCGGTCGCGGGTGTCGAAAAGATCATTCCCGGTATCAGCGAACTTCGCCCGTTCGCGGAGCTCCTTTCCCGCGCTTCGACGGGGCAAGACATCACGCAGTACCTCTCGATACTGACGCCGCCAGTCGACACACCCCCGATCGATTTCGAAGC
The Halobellus limi genome window above contains:
- a CDS encoding acyl-CoA synthetase, producing MQSTYEWLEPYNELHQTDWDSYSHLQESFDWEIPEVFNAAHYLCDRWGDDDERIAVLYEDHTSGREGELTYLELKQITNQLANYLEDQGVKPGDRIAINTPQKIETLISHLAIWKIGAISVPLSVLYGPEALDYRLSDSSASVCIVDESNIDNHRDIVRENHTIEQTLVVGDADLNSTESNFWSAIDGYSDEYELVKTDVMDTMTILYSSGTTGPPKGIVQPHRCVIGHLPSVITSYYDCTINSDDVIWTPSEWAWGASISAMFAALFFGQSIVAYENGKGFDANEAFSVIEQYDVTISYFVPSALRMMMQIESPREQYDISSVRVIPSGGESLGASVRTWADSIFDARIYELYGLSETFNFIIGDVPLIEPTPGWMGFSLPGHEIALLDPDTHEVLEGEAEGEIALADDDPTLFTEYLNKPEKTDNAFSNGWFLTGDIGRRNAEGRYQFLGRKDDLIISAGYRIGPEEIEDTLLKYDVVADAGVIGVPDEERGEIPKAFVVLKECADPGTSLKSDIKSYVKETLAAYEYPREIEFIDKLPRTTSDKVRRRTLSEWEEDNDRS
- a CDS encoding aminomethyltransferase family protein, whose translation is MTANFIEVDESDIDPEEVLREGEEPLWGGKEVTWGQELTREYTNWIEEQRSWRETVALGDMTYMLNLHVKGSDAIKLFDDTSINNFDGFDVGECKHAVQCNHNGKIISEGVVEYIDEEHLAIQGFPAPYLIHCADVGDYDVSTEVVKDHVYEVIGPNAPDVMASIATEDVLDIPFMNLSHIEIADHDVIAIRHSLAGVPGFELLIPGDAADEVRASIVDAGKEYGLREVGTRTWYTTRIESGLPQGNLDYIPALYTDSVPSAFSTDGSFQSDDITDWYRSPVEFGWGHYADLDGDYPGRDALEREIENPVRKLVTLEWDREDVADIYGSFFRQGDTYKFQEFPTKQRVGVRADEVRKDGKLIGVSTTPGYMYPFQQMLSLTTIDVEYSDPGTEVTVLWGEGDNPSNPMIERHTQKEVSATVAPAPYEDKDRRAEFTDGSV
- a CDS encoding archaea-specific SMC-related protein; amino-acid sequence: MATPEQLTDGAHFDVENIGGIDHTEVDIPPGVTVLTGKNATNRTSFLHSIMAAMGSERVSLKGDAEDGRVKLTLDGATYERTLTRAGDGVSFEGDAYLEDPEVADLFAFLLETNDARQAAARGEQLRDVIMRPVDVDAIRSEIRRLEEEKDGINDELARIESKKRELPELEQRRTQLREKIENKREELADLEDDIDDSSRDVEEGRKEQAELEEKLQELRSTRSELESVRRKIERQEESISSLKREQNELEDDLEELPETPMGDHRDLESEIERLRGERQDLNSEINELRSLIQYNEERLEAEDYDLLEDGGAAAESGESSVTDQLVASDSETVVCWTCGSSVEREQIESTIERLKSLRTEKVEDLNDVKSRLEDRKEQQREATKKQRKRSEIKQKFEDIESELDRRDEQIDALKANRESLTDEVEDLESEVDSLESADFEEILSLHKEANQLEFEIDSLESDLDEVTEEIESIEDDVERAEDLREKRAELVDELTDQRTKIDQIEAEAVDSFNEHMESILDLLGYENIERIWIERIEDAGASEGQTRFELHIVRTTENGAAYEDTIAHLSESEREVTGLIFALAGYLVHDLHETVPFMLLDSLEAIDSDRIARLVEYFADYADYLVVALLPEDAQALDDDFTRVTSI
- a CDS encoding ATP-binding cassette domain-containing protein — translated: MANLHQRSGGERQAIAIARALVSDPDIVVMDEPTSALSTDSAERVQDLIKSLQDEGLSVIVISHNMDEIFSLTDRITVLDNGSLVGSVDTDDVNRNDIVHMMVNGELPEGIEEADAI
- a CDS encoding DUF4432 family protein; this encodes MSFPNASNTEEYGGLDTVVIENESLRVVVSPEKGADVLEIRDKKSDVNVLFEAPHNWQPVDGSYRPSRDTGTAWMDYYPGGWQDCLPFGGNDPAAAGAEYGIHRESSLLPWDYDVLEESDDAVAVRFSTELVRYPFAVDRTLRLDRGSSTLSVTESVENLGTVELPYAWLQHVAYGRPLLADGTRIDLDGVTVTVDEAPQGESPLAEGESFEWPTNEDGHDMSRIENVDAGIHDLAYLHDLESGWYAVTNPDLDLGVAVSFDETLFESVWSWRALGGFESSPFFGRERVVGLELSTGWPATNPVEAQGEDGTETLNHLEAGETIETELAVTTYRGRGCVESYEQVAGE